A window of the Lactuca sativa cultivar Salinas chromosome 7, Lsat_Salinas_v11, whole genome shotgun sequence genome harbors these coding sequences:
- the LOC111877388 gene encoding uncharacterized protein LOC111877388 isoform X1: MDSLLVQRRIKLDFYGVSFLLLQIVACLNRLLPLASAKSDGVCVSPGGRFPAYSIQGKPPRKVNKGPNDLTLCRIFRKKTCCDVTQTHPALLAIRRLASTGEASDECLHLWELLECSICDPHVGVQPGSPVICGSLCDRIYDACSNAYFAMDAKNQVLAPCGMSDTVCGRASEWVINGTELCKASGFSVKPSNDFKDTFCYGGKASLESVVDSWRSSQSSVTRTTQSSGVLHHFQQWVRQMPINEQVSWAVGGLVLTAGLLFVSKRKSSYYQRQRQAAVQRTARKLGGKTSPKYPANQANRK, encoded by the exons ATGGATTCGCTTTTAGTCCAGAGAAGGATAAAATTGGATTTCTATGGCGTTTCGTTTCTGCTGCTACAGATCGTGGCATGTTTAAATCGTTTACTCCCATTAGCGTCTG CAAAATCGGATGGAGTTTGTGTATCTCCTGGaggtaggtttccagcatattcAATTCAAGGGAAGCCTCCAAGAAAAGTCAACAAGGGTCCAAATGATTTGACTCTTTGTAGAATCTTCCGGAAGAAAACATGTTGTGATGTCACACAAACTCATCCTGCCTTGCTGGCAATTAGGAGATTGGCTTCAACTGGAGAGGCGAGTGATGAATGCTTGCATTTATGGGAGCTTCTAGAATGTTCTATTTGTGATCCACATGTTGGTGTACAACCTGGATCACCTGTTATATGTGGCTCTCTTTGTGATAGGATTTATGATGCTTGCTCTAATGCCTACTTTGCTATGGATGCCAAGAATCAG GTGTTGGCTCCATGTGGAATGAGTGACACTGTTTGTGGAAGAGCATCTGAATGGGTGATAAATGGAACAGAGCTTTGCAAAGCTTCTGGGTTTTCTGTGAAGCCATCTAATGATTTTAAAGATACATTTTGTTATGGTGGAAAAGCAAGTCTAGAATCTGTTGTGGATTCATGGCGGAGTTCACAATCCAGTGTCACTCGGACCACCCAAAGTTCCGGTGTACTCCATCATTTTCAGCAGTGGGTCCGCCAAATGCCCATTAATGAACAAGTTTCATGGGCTGTTGGAGGATTAGTTCTTACTGCAGGGCTTCTCTTTGTAAG TAAAAGGAAGAGCAGCTACTATCAGCGGCAACGACAGGCGGCTGTACAACGCACTGCAAGGAAGCTTGGAGGGAAAACAAGCCCCAAGTACCCTGCGAATCAAGCTAACAGAAAATGA
- the LOC111877388 gene encoding uncharacterized protein LOC111877388 isoform X2: MDSLLVQRRIKLDFYGVSFLLLQIVACLNRLLPLASAKSDGVCVSPGGRFPAYSIQGKPPRKVNKGPNDLTLCRIFRKKTCCDVTQTHPALLAIRRLASTGEASDECLHLWELLECSICDPHVGVQPGSPVICGSLCDRIYDACSNAYFAMDAKNQVLAPCGMSDTVCGRASEWVINGTELCKASGFSVKPSNDFKDTFCYGGKASLESVVDSWRSSQSSVTRTTQSSGVLHHFQQWVRQMPINEQVSWAVGGLVLTAGLLFVSNLLSFWT, from the exons ATGGATTCGCTTTTAGTCCAGAGAAGGATAAAATTGGATTTCTATGGCGTTTCGTTTCTGCTGCTACAGATCGTGGCATGTTTAAATCGTTTACTCCCATTAGCGTCTG CAAAATCGGATGGAGTTTGTGTATCTCCTGGaggtaggtttccagcatattcAATTCAAGGGAAGCCTCCAAGAAAAGTCAACAAGGGTCCAAATGATTTGACTCTTTGTAGAATCTTCCGGAAGAAAACATGTTGTGATGTCACACAAACTCATCCTGCCTTGCTGGCAATTAGGAGATTGGCTTCAACTGGAGAGGCGAGTGATGAATGCTTGCATTTATGGGAGCTTCTAGAATGTTCTATTTGTGATCCACATGTTGGTGTACAACCTGGATCACCTGTTATATGTGGCTCTCTTTGTGATAGGATTTATGATGCTTGCTCTAATGCCTACTTTGCTATGGATGCCAAGAATCAG GTGTTGGCTCCATGTGGAATGAGTGACACTGTTTGTGGAAGAGCATCTGAATGGGTGATAAATGGAACAGAGCTTTGCAAAGCTTCTGGGTTTTCTGTGAAGCCATCTAATGATTTTAAAGATACATTTTGTTATGGTGGAAAAGCAAGTCTAGAATCTGTTGTGGATTCATGGCGGAGTTCACAATCCAGTGTCACTCGGACCACCCAAAGTTCCGGTGTACTCCATCATTTTCAGCAGTGGGTCCGCCAAATGCCCATTAATGAACAAGTTTCATGGGCTGTTGGAGGATTAGTTCTTACTGCAGGGCTTCTCTTTGTAAG CAACCTCTTATCCTTTTGGACATAA